One segment of Paenibacillus rhizovicinus DNA contains the following:
- a CDS encoding class I SAM-dependent methyltransferase has protein sequence MKAFDEMWEQIHKEQEWGKYPGEEVIRFVARNYFGMDRSETTLLEVGCGTGAVTWFMGREGFKVSAFDGSKTAVAKAQARLKEEGLLADVQVVDATAMPYSNDHFDGIVDSAMIYANKVDAIRTILGECYRVLKPGGKLFSTGLFKVGMTGYGTGEKLEEHTFRELTEGALAHRGTAHFFDQDEIIKLWSEAGFKNLKIDSVDRTDRGGTVHVSYYMVESEK, from the coding sequence ATGAAAGCTTTCGATGAAATGTGGGAGCAAATCCATAAAGAACAAGAGTGGGGTAAATACCCAGGCGAAGAAGTCATACGATTCGTAGCCCGAAACTACTTTGGCATGGACCGGTCAGAAACAACATTGCTTGAGGTCGGCTGCGGCACAGGGGCAGTAACCTGGTTTATGGGAAGGGAAGGGTTTAAGGTAAGTGCCTTTGATGGCTCCAAGACTGCTGTTGCTAAGGCACAAGCAAGGCTGAAGGAGGAGGGGCTGCTTGCAGATGTACAAGTAGTCGATGCAACAGCAATGCCTTATTCGAACGATCACTTTGATGGGATAGTCGATTCGGCTATGATTTATGCTAACAAGGTGGATGCGATTAGAACGATTCTTGGAGAGTGTTATCGAGTTTTGAAGCCAGGTGGGAAGCTGTTCTCAACGGGATTGTTTAAAGTCGGGATGACGGGTTACGGCACAGGGGAAAAGCTCGAAGAGCATACCTTCAGAGAGCTTACTGAAGGGGCATTGGCACACCGAGGTACAGCACATTTTTTTGATCAAGACGAAATTATCAAGCTCTGGTCAGAGGCAGGGTTTAAAAATCTTAAAATCGATTCCGTTGATCGTACGGATCGAGGCGGTACCGTTCATGTCAGCTATTACATGGTAGAATCTGAGAAGTAG
- a CDS encoding lipid II:glycine glycyltransferase FemX: MGCLELIPFEDQEKWNCIVKSFERCDVYYLNEYVSAFRHTSDGKPLLVYYHGDHMQLCYVVQQSDVADAALFSGRLKHGEYYDWTTPYGYGGPLVDGFSEQEIADFFEQLTDYCQTNHIVSQFIRFHPLLQNQQLFEGYCDLRRLKNTVVIDTSDKNLIYSNMDAKNRNMCKKAEKNGIEIQVNSSEAAKSAFVTLYRSTMDRNQASEYYYFNTAFFEDMFTSLNGNYSLFNARYEDQIISSAIIMHCNGNLHYHLSASRRDYMHLAPNNLLLYTAACWGAEHGYKKFHLGGGVAAEDSLLSFKKSFNKHGLVYFYIGRNVFSMSSYEDLLGIRSEADANFNPNNNHMIQYRA, encoded by the coding sequence ATGGGTTGTCTTGAGCTAATTCCTTTTGAAGACCAAGAGAAGTGGAATTGTATCGTCAAGTCATTTGAGCGTTGCGATGTCTATTACTTGAACGAGTACGTGTCGGCTTTCCGTCATACAAGTGATGGTAAGCCGCTTTTGGTTTATTATCATGGCGATCATATGCAGCTGTGTTATGTCGTCCAGCAAAGCGATGTGGCAGATGCTGCTTTGTTCTCCGGTCGATTGAAGCATGGGGAATACTATGATTGGACAACGCCATACGGCTACGGTGGGCCATTGGTAGATGGCTTCTCTGAACAAGAGATCGCCGATTTTTTTGAACAGTTAACCGACTATTGCCAAACTAACCACATTGTTTCTCAATTCATACGGTTTCACCCTCTTTTACAAAATCAACAATTATTTGAAGGTTATTGTGACTTACGAAGGCTCAAGAATACGGTTGTTATCGATACCTCAGATAAGAATCTTATTTATTCAAATATGGATGCAAAAAACCGAAATATGTGTAAGAAGGCTGAAAAAAATGGAATTGAGATTCAAGTAAATAGCAGTGAAGCAGCCAAGTCAGCTTTTGTTACACTTTATAGAAGCACAATGGATCGAAATCAGGCATCGGAGTATTATTATTTCAATACAGCGTTTTTTGAAGATATGTTTACGAGTCTTAATGGGAACTACTCACTTTTTAATGCACGATACGAAGATCAGATTATAAGTTCTGCGATCATTATGCATTGTAACGGGAACTTACACTATCATTTGTCTGCATCGCGACGAGACTATATGCATTTGGCACCTAACAATCTATTATTGTATACTGCCGCTTGCTGGGGAGCCGAACATGGCTATAAGAAGTTTCACCTTGGGGGAGGTGTAGCTGCTGAGGACAGTCTGTTATCCTTCAAGAAATCATTTAACAAGCATGGCTTGGTTTATTTCTATATCGGACGGAACGTGTTCTCTATGAGCAGCTATGAAGATTTACTCGGTATTCGTTCAGAGGCCGATGCGAATTTTAATCCGAATAACAATCACATGATTCAATATAGAGCCTAA